The genomic DNA gtcttacgtctctgaccgttcttttggtcaatttacattgctatttttgtatagcgattgcaaatgctactcggtgacagccaacaaacacttttaatttttgcattaataacaaatcttaattctataatttacacttcccccttactaaagttgtttttttttttttacaacagaaaaggtaaccgtggcagtcagataccatattaatccttttcaggtcattcattgtcagacagaagcagcacggcaaaacgccacgctaaaagatatgtaaaaaatatcaaaatggcatacctctttgtcctctgaaggaccatgccaacccaacaaaatgtttactccaTGGCTTCACCTTTTTGACGTTAAACGTCCGTGCAAGTTGATCCagtcttcatttttttcctccgagtttttggtttcagaaaatgtatgaagaaaacatccttcatatgtcgtaatgtctatagtcgtttctacaagttccatatcagcagtgcttgatcggcatgttcgttattAAAGGATTACCGGAAAAAActagcagaaatataatggtttgtatgcaagggcgtgtctataatgtcccacttccgctttacgatgcaacatcacggtctaaaaatagcattcgtgcggtgcgCTATTGAGTCGGGGGTAACACCCTGTTAACCTGTCATTGCGGTCACTTTCCGAACATTTGGTCTCACCCGGTGATTTCTTGCTTCTTCCTTGTAGTGACGTGGTCAACTCCTCGGCAGGACTCGGATGAGGCGGGAGATGGTGAAGCATACCTCAGGTGTTCTTTGAGCTGCCCGTATTATCAAGATTGTCCTTATGGGAGCTTACGGTGGTGGGACGAGAAAGGCAGGACACTTTACCCAGATCGTGAGAGAAAGGTGGAGTCCCGCTATGAGTCCACTTTAAAAGTACTTCCTACCAACCGTCACAGCACATACACCTGCCAATATGTGAAACACAACATAGTGGTAGTCCAGGCCCAGTACTCGCCCATTGCCATGGCAGTGAACGCAAGCGGTCCCAAGGCGACGCCGCCCGGCCACACGCAACTGGTCAACATCGTCCGGGTGATCGCCGCCGTTTTGATGCTCGTCGTCATTAGCGCACTCGCTATTGAAGTCAGGGTGAAGTCCAGAAGAAACGCGGGCCGGACTACCGACAGCCAATAATGAGGGCAGTCGTTTCCTACCCCAGATTTACAGCAGGATTTAGGAATGGCTTGATTGATTCGTTTTCAAACGCCTTTTTTGCAATTGCTCTTTTTGTGTTTAGCAAGCTTTCTGTTGATGGAAATCTTTTGAAAATGAAGAATGTTAGAAAAAGGATGAAACCGGGATTCTAATTGTTGCGAAATGTCTAAAACTGGGAGAAGGCAGTCCCACAAACCAAAGCTGAAAGGACATTTGGACAGAGTCACCAAAATGATATAACGAAGTACATGATTGTTAAACTGCAGATGAAAATTACACCAGTAAAATGTACtgattgtactgtatttttcacctTAATTCATGTAATATTTTGTCTTCCAATTCTTTGTCGTTTAGGTTTTGGTCTTCTACTTCTTCAGATTCTTTTAAGAACCCTTCTTGTGTGTCTGGGTTTTAGTGGGGAACAGGGATGTATGCAAGGATGTGTGAGGGGGCATCATATGTACTGAGTGCTTATAGTAACAGCATTTTCATTATTGAATTGGGTTCTTAGCTGTGTCCAACCCCAATCTAGAGAAGTGTACTTAGTCAGGCCTCTACCTTTAGACCTGTCCAACTTGGAAGTCCCACCTGAGGACTAACCTCCTGCTGGTATAGTTTTGTCAAGAGtcgagaatctgcattggacaaggtgtcaagagtcaagaatctgcattggacaaggtgatgatgctggatcttttgtttggtgctgttccagtgagatttacaaagacaactgtctgaagaaaacatcaaaattccctcagtgcttgatgatatggggctgcatttcaggcaaaggcactggggacatggctgtggttaaatcttcaattaaTTCACAGGTTTACAATGAAAttctagacagctttcttatcccttcaattgaaaatgtttgtcattttccaagatgacaatgcataatGCCACAGAGGTAAAACAGTTTCagtattccttggagaaagactcatccattcattgtcatggcctgcaaacagcccagatctcaaccctattgaaaacctgtggtggaatttgaaaaaaatggtccacagcaaggctccgacctgcaaggatgatctggcaactgcaatcgaagagagttggcaccaaatggatgaagaatactcatcaagtccatgcctcagagactgcaagctgtcataaaagccagaggtggtgctactaaatactagagatgttttgattgttatttctttgtttctcatgattccatttttttcccctcagaatggagtgattccatatatatttcgctgcacttgctctataaaagtaacatttactgaccaccacaatgttttttttattcatttcttttagtgtttctgaatgctagagAGAcaaacttttgaactaattcattattttttcaaactttttatcagaatttgttctacatgataaaatgtctgagtgagtgctcatccaagactggtgattccatactttttgctaggggttgtctaTAGTCTTCGTGTCCCCTTttcggcagatttttttttctccactactgCAGATTAATATAGCAATTtgtaatgtattcattttgtgagTATATTAAAAATGCGCTTTCTGAACTTGTAAAATTTTGATGTGAGGGGGCAAAACATTTATTTGAGGGAGCACTGCCCACTATTGCCCCTGCGTAGAACCAGCGTCGGAGGGGAAGTTGGTTGGAATTGTAAAAGGCTGGCGGAGGTGCTCTATGTGAAGGATTCAGGGTCTCTGCAGGTTTCAACAAGCCAAATGTAAGACTTTTTTACGACCATATTGAATACAATGTAAGAAtttcgggggaaaaaaatacaaaaaaaaaaaaaagaatacaaaagACTCAAAGTAATATTGGAAGCCCAGATACTTGCTAAGTATATGAATTTATTCACAGCTCTTTAACATTGCAATACAAAATGCTTAACCTAACTGAAAATACTACAAATTTCTCTGTTGTGAAGCAAGACTTGTAACTCTACAGTCAATGGCCACTTACCCATGGATGCAAGtagcctaattttcggactataaagcgcaactgactataagccgccacctactggcatttgtttatagataagccgcaccggactatagaccccaatcgcgtgacgtcacaactccgcccccctaattggtgccgccatattgcccgtcagctcatcgtgtttacatattaccgctacgtacattcctcctattactgcgtgttttttttgcttgtctaaggaatcaccgcctagtaaacgaacccaaaaatcttccaacggtgacgctcagctgaccaaatgtcggtttatattcgggccggtgccaatTTTGGGTACccaactcctcatcgtgacatgaactggagtatgattggaaattttgtggtctcaggatgagctctgacgcacgggacgggaccggacgggaggaaacatcagtttgggcatcaaatatggatctggcgactggattgaccgaagcttttccaaataacggcttttatgcaactcatccaatgagtttatagcgtctgaaagcaccggggcttccataattagcAAGTAAACCCACCTTTAGAATctacgatcaatgacaataccgacacacaatgacggacaatatggcggcacaatacaacaatcacgtctatagaccctactcacgtgacgtcacagtcacgcccccgcgccatgttgtccgtctactcgtcatgttaatgcattagcgcttcgtaaattcctcctattatggcgtgttttttctgctcgttaacattaacaatcaaaatggtgaagtcgtgtgtggcggtcggttgcaaaaacagagaagatagacggagagacttggaagttttaccgtattccgagagacccggagaggagagcgagatggactgctgcaattcgacgagaaaactgggctccaaacgactaccacagattatgtagtagtcatttcatatctggtaagatgtatttaatatatatttagagggttttgggctgacaaccacaattaagatcattgctaggctaattgctgacaacatacactcagacgttgtgaatgaactacctgaaaatatataaggggataataagacagttgtcatacaataatttacaatttcactattgaggtcaaaagccaaaaaataaattcaactagggacaatctggagtagtgctatcgcacttcatatttattacatattatatatgtatgtagtgagagtgctatcgctaa from Corythoichthys intestinalis isolate RoL2023-P3 chromosome 9, ASM3026506v1, whole genome shotgun sequence includes the following:
- the LOC130921202 gene encoding uncharacterized protein LOC130921202 isoform X2, which encodes MIMQGLILIFLLQFEVISGNDVFVYAGVGDVATLPCKLWSCSNVSWWYSKYSYGGYLKEVQDGHVLTSSTRSHRLGLKDGCSLLIKPVMAEDYGYFTCELDEPSLRVFLIVMTLTWSTPRQDSDEAGDGEAYLRCSLSCPYYQDCPYGSLRWWDEKGRTLYPDRERKVESRYESTLKVLPTNRHSTYTCQYVKHNIVVVQAQYSPIAMAVNASGPKATPPGHTQLVNIVRVIAAVLMLVVISALAIEVRVKSRRNAGRTTDSQ